In a single window of the Rhineura floridana isolate rRhiFlo1 chromosome 3, rRhiFlo1.hap2, whole genome shotgun sequence genome:
- the LOC133380985 gene encoding lymphocyte antigen 6 complex locus protein G6c-like, translated as MNKCLLLGFTLLLVCTVAEGLVCKVCKYKIGTLCLKTDDPCQASQGQFCESTKVYAGEILLFKRYGCSKYAELCNKTERRENALKMAYERTCCDTDLCNG; from the exons ATGAACAAGTGTCTTCTCTTGGGTTTTACTCTTCTGCTCGTCTGCACAGTCG CTGAAGGTCTAGTATGCAAAGTCTGCAAATACAAGATTGGCACCCTCTGCCTCAAGACTGATGATCCCTGCCAAGCAAGCCAAGGCCAGTTCTGCGAGTCAACCAAAGTTTACGCTG GTGAGATATTGCTCTTCAAGCGGTACGGCTGTAGCAAATATGCAGAGCTCTGCAACAAGACTGAGCGCAGGGAGAACGCCTTGAAGATGGCCTACGAACGCACATGCTGCGACACTGACTTATGCAATGGCTAA